A stretch of Dietzia lutea DNA encodes these proteins:
- a CDS encoding DUF2020 domain-containing protein has protein sequence MRKPAGMVLDTVSLGAASVLLLGVLAGCSGSSEPAAEMGTIQTAPPETVEPELPPVEPVSEADCPYLSADEVPAAAGVPAADVRIDDSVDPAACFFYDSDGAVHLTTTVYEVASPERAAELVAESAPPGESEPVEADGGWSGGLTVGPAGALAVLSGDDRVLAVQSTGEEPDAVRGIVELIGPRLED, from the coding sequence ATGCGCAAACCCGCGGGTATGGTCCTCGACACAGTCTCCCTCGGCGCGGCCTCCGTGCTCCTGCTCGGTGTCCTCGCCGGGTGCAGCGGTTCCTCGGAGCCGGCCGCGGAGATGGGCACCATCCAGACCGCGCCGCCCGAGACGGTCGAGCCGGAACTGCCTCCGGTCGAACCGGTCTCGGAGGCCGACTGCCCGTACCTGTCCGCCGACGAGGTTCCGGCAGCGGCCGGTGTGCCCGCCGCCGACGTCCGGATCGACGACAGCGTGGACCCCGCGGCCTGCTTCTTCTACGACTCCGACGGCGCCGTGCACCTGACGACCACCGTCTACGAGGTGGCGTCGCCCGAGCGCGCGGCGGAACTCGTCGCCGAGTCGGCTCCGCCGGGCGAGTCCGAGCCGGTGGAGGCCGACGGCGGATGGAGCGGCGGCCTCACGGTCGGGCCGGCCGGGGCGCTGGCCGTCCTGTCCGGCGACGACCGCGTGCTCGCCGTGCAGTCGACCGGCGAGGAGCCCGACGCGGTGCGAGGCATCGTCGAGCTCATCGGGCCGCGGCTCGAGGACTGA
- a CDS encoding GlsB/YeaQ/YmgE family stress response membrane protein — translation MGTIIAWIIIGGLAGWIASKIMKRDAEMGIVANILAGVIGAFVVGWLVSFFTNSEGGAMPEAFSIPGILAAIVGACLLIWIVSAIRGRGRTRV, via the coding sequence ATGGGCACCATCATCGCCTGGATCATCATCGGCGGACTCGCCGGCTGGATCGCCTCCAAAATCATGAAGCGTGACGCCGAGATGGGCATCGTCGCCAACATCCTCGCCGGCGTCATCGGCGCCTTCGTCGTCGGTTGGCTCGTGTCGTTCTTCACCAACAGTGAGGGCGGCGCCATGCCGGAGGCCTTCTCGATTCCGGGTATCCTCGCCGCGATCGTCGGTGCGTGCCTCCTGATCTGGATCGTTTCCGCGATCCGTGGTCGCGGGCGCACCAGGGTCTGA
- a CDS encoding TetR/AcrR family transcriptional regulator codes for MTRTRSTKPGPRERLLATATRLFSTDGIRAVGIDRILREAGVAKASLYNTYGSKDELVVAYLRSVAERDRELWRRRADLAPDARGRILALFDIVREQVEPAMPGSCHLAAAIEFPSPATDGERAIRAAVADQRAWVAQTLRDELAAMGLEDPDNIADLADRLALLHDGSVTAAMLGEVRTTAMTARSMAELILGMVTETA; via the coding sequence GTGACGAGAACACGGTCGACCAAGCCCGGACCGCGGGAGCGGCTCCTGGCGACGGCGACCCGTCTCTTCTCGACCGACGGCATCCGGGCGGTGGGCATCGACCGGATCCTGCGCGAGGCCGGGGTCGCCAAGGCCAGCCTCTACAACACCTACGGGTCCAAGGACGAGCTGGTGGTGGCGTACCTGCGGTCGGTCGCCGAACGGGACCGCGAGCTGTGGCGCCGCCGCGCCGACCTCGCCCCGGACGCCCGGGGACGCATCCTCGCGCTGTTCGACATCGTGCGCGAGCAGGTGGAGCCGGCGATGCCCGGGTCCTGTCACCTCGCGGCCGCGATCGAGTTCCCGAGCCCCGCGACCGACGGGGAGCGTGCGATCCGCGCGGCCGTGGCCGATCAGCGGGCGTGGGTGGCCCAGACCCTGCGCGACGAACTCGCCGCGATGGGGCTGGAGGACCCGGACAACATCGCCGACCTCGCCGACCGGTTGGCGCTGCTGCACGACGGCTCGGTCACCGCCGCGATGCTCGGCGAGGTCCGGACCACGGCCATGACCGCCCGCAGCATGGCCGAGCTCATCCTGGGGATGGTCACCGAGACCGCCTGA
- a CDS encoding antitoxin yields MGLFDKAVDKARDLARKNPDKVESALDKVGDAYDERTGGKHASRTDTVQQKAGEFLTGRTADAPDVPDAPDGTPTPDPDTSQHSRGPGD; encoded by the coding sequence ATGGGACTGTTCGACAAGGCGGTCGACAAGGCCAGGGATCTGGCGCGGAAGAATCCCGACAAGGTCGAGTCCGCCCTCGACAAGGTCGGCGACGCGTACGACGAGCGCACCGGCGGCAAGCACGCCTCGCGCACCGACACCGTCCAGCAGAAGGCCGGCGAGTTCCTCACCGGGCGGACGGCCGACGCGCCCGACGTGCCCGACGCCCCGGACGGCACGCCGACCCCCGACCCGGACACGTCGCAGCACAGCCGCGGGCCGGGAGACTGA